The genomic segment CCTGGCCCTGGTGCATCTGGAGGACAAGGGCAGCGCCTACCCTCACGAGCTTTCCGGCGGCCAGAAGCAACGGGTGGCCCTGGCCCGGGGTCTGGTGAACAAACCCCGGCTGTTGCTGCTGGACGAACCCCTGGGCGCCCTGGATGCCAAGCTGCGGGAGGAAATGCAGATCGAGCTGATTGCCCTGCAACGGGAGGTGGGCGTCACCTTCATCTTTGTCACCCATTCCCAGCAGGAGGCCCTGGCCCTGTCCCATCGCATCGCGGTGATGCGGGAGAGCCGCATCGAACAGCTCGACGAGCCGGACCAGTTGTACACCCAGCCCGCCAATCGCTTCGTCGCCGACTTCATCGGCAAGATCAACCTGATCGAGGTGGAGATCATCGCCGCCAGCAAGCTGCGCCTGAGCCTGCGGGCCGCGGGCCTGGGAGAGATTGCCGCTACCGATCCCCGCCCCCTTCAGGCGGGGGAGCGTGGCGCCTTCGCCCTGCGCCCCGAGCTGATCCGGGTCTATGGCAGCAAGGAGGCGGCGGACCTGAAGAACCGTTTCGAAGGCCATGTGCGGGAACTGCTTTACCTGGGGGACGTGACCCTCTACAAAGTGGAATTGACCAACGGCGTGCGGATCGAGGCCCTGATGCCCAACGCCGCTCCGGGCCGGGCCAAGTTCCATGAAGTGGGGGACCCGGTCAGCGTCTGCTGGCGCCATGACGCCGGCGTCTACCTGAGGAATTGAAGCCATGGCCGGCAAGCGCGACCTGACCCGCTGGGTTGTTACCGCTCCGCCTACCCTGTTCCTGCTGGCTTTCTTCCTGGTCCCGGCCCTGATCGTCGTGCTCGCCTCCTTCCGGGAGCCCGGGGAATTCGGTGGCCTCGCCCCCCTGCGGGTGGATGGGCGCTCCACCCTGGGGCTGGAGGCTTACCACTTCCTGCTGGGGGACGTGATCTATCTGGAGATCCTGGCCCGCTCTTTCCTGGTGGCCCTCGTCACCACCCTGCTCTGCATCCTCCTGGCCTATCCCCTGGCCTGGCTGATTGCCCGCAGTCCGGCGAAGCGCCGCGACCTGCTGGTGCTGCTGGTGGTATTGCCCTTCGCCAGCAATTTCCTGGTGCGCATCTATGCCTGGATCATGCTGCTGGGGCCTATCAACCTGCTCTACACGCCCTTCGCGGTGATCGCCGGCATGGTCTATGTGCATCTGCCCTTCATGGTGCTGCCCCTCTACACCAACCTGGAAAAGCACGACCCGGCCCTGCTGGAGGCGGCCCAGGACCTGGGAGCCTCGGCCTGGACCCGCTTCTGGCGGGTGACCTTTCCACTGTCGCTGCCCGGCATCTTCTCCGGCGCGGCCCTGGTCTTCATTCCGGTGCTGGGCATGTTCGCGGTGCCGGAACTGCTGGGGGGCACCGGCGACATCCTGATCGGCAACCTGATCAAGGAGCAGTTCCTCGACAACCGGGACTGGCCCCTGGGCTCGGCCCTATCGATCATGCTCACCATTACGGTACTGCTCCTGGCCGGCGCCGCAGCATGGGCGGCCCGGCGCGGGCTGCACGGCACCGAGGCGGTGACATGAACGGCCCACCCCCCATCCCCCGCCCCAGGGGCGGAGGTGACTGCGGTTCGCGGACTGCGTCCGCTCCGTGGCGTGGCTGTCGCGCCTTGTCCCTCGGGGATTTCCTTCGGTCAAGGCGGCTCGGCGGCGCGGCCGGCTGCGCTCGAGTGCTGCGGGGGCGTCGCCACGGTTCGGGAGTCGTGACATGAAGGCACTCACCATGGCACACGGTCGCGCGCGGTTCTGGCTCTGGGGCGCTGCCTTGGCTGTGTATGGTTTTCTCTACCTTCCGCTGGCCGTGGTGGTGCTGTTCTCCTTCAACGACTCCCAGCTCAACGCCCAGTGGGTGGGCTTCACCACCCGCTGGTACAGCAAACTCCTGGGCGATGGCGAGATGCTGCGGGCGGCGGCCAACTCCCTTACCATCGCCCTGCTCTCATCCACCATTGCAACCGTGCTGGGGGCCATGGCCGGACTGGCCATGCACCGCTACCGCTTTCGCTTTCTGCCCTTCCTGGTGCTGACGCCGGTGGCCATGCCGGAGATCCTGCTGGGCGTTTCCCTGCTGCTGTTCTTCCGCCAGGTGCTGGACCTGACCCTGGGCTTCCTGTCCATCCTGGTGGCCCACATCACCTTTTCCATCGGCTTCGTCGCCGTCATTGTCCGGGCTCGATTGGCGGGCATGGACGAGAGCATCTTCGAGGCGGCCCGGGACCTGGGCGCCAGCCCCTGGGCCACTTTCCGCCGCATCACCCTGCCCCTGATTCTGCCGGCCCTGGTGGCGGGCTTCCTGATGAGTTTCACCCTGTCCATTGACGATTTCGTCATCACCTTTTTCGTCGCTGGCGTGGGCGTCAGCACCCTGCCCCTGCAAATCTATTCCATGATCAAAGTGGCGGTGACACCGGAGGTGAATGCCGTCTCCACCCTGCTGATGGCCTTGACCCTGAGCCTGATCTTCCTCGCCAGCCGCTTCGCGCCGGATGTGCTGAAGGGCAAGGAATGAGCTGCGCTCCGACACTGACTGCCATCTTCCTGGGTCTGCTGTTTTGGCTTGCTCCGGGTGCCCGCGCCGAAGAAGTGCTGTATCTCTACAACTGGAACAACTACATCAGCGATGAAACCCTGCACCGCTTCGAGGTCCGCTGCGGCTGCCGGGTGAAGCAGGACTACTACTCCGACAATGAGGAGATGCTGGCCAAGCTGGAGGCCGGCGCGGTGGGCTACGATCTGCTGGTGCCCACCGGCAACGCGGTGGAGTCCCTGATCCGGCGCGGCGCCCTGCGGCCCCTGGACAAGGCCCGGCTGCCCCATCTGGAGAACATCAAGCCCGAATTCCGCAATCCCTGGTACGACCCGGGCAACCGCTATGCGGTGCCCTATGCCACCTCCGTCACCTTGATCGGCTACAACGTCGAGAGGCTGCGGGCTCTGGGCCTGCCCACCGATACCTGGGCGCTGATCTTCGAGCCGAAGCATTTGGAGAAGATTCGCGGCAAGGTGACGGTGCTGAACAGCCAGCGGGAGCTGATGGCGGCGGCGATGAAATACCTGGGGCACTCGATCCAGTCCCGGGACATGGCCCAGTGGCAGGCGGCCAAGGCCCTGATCCTGCGGGCCAAGCCCTACTGGGCCACCTTTTCCAACAGCACCTACATCAAGGATCTGGCGGTGGGCAACATCTGGGTCGCCCATGGCTACTCCAACGACATGTTCCGGGCCCGGGAGGATGCCAAGGCGGCGGGCCGGCCCTTCACCATCGGCTTCACCACGCCCCGGGAGGGGGCGGTGCTGGCGGTGGACAACTGGGTGCTGCACCGTTCCGGCCGGCATCCCGAGCTGGCCCAACGTTTCATCGATTTCATGCTGGAGGGGGATAACGCGGCCGACGTTTCCAACCTGATCGGTGCCGGCAATCCCAATGCCGCTGCCATGGAACGGGTGCGTCCGGAGATAGCCGGGGATCCGGCTATCTTCCCAACCCGTGCGGATCTGCGCCGCCTGGAAATGCTGCGTGACTTCGAGCCCCGTCTGCGGCGCACCCTGTCCCGCCTGTGGACCGAGGTCAAGGTTCGATAAACCCATGATTTCGATCAAGTATTGACCGATGGCCGGGGGCTATAATCA from the Denitratisoma oestradiolicum genome contains:
- a CDS encoding ABC transporter substrate-binding protein; this encodes MSCAPTLTAIFLGLLFWLAPGARAEEVLYLYNWNNYISDETLHRFEVRCGCRVKQDYYSDNEEMLAKLEAGAVGYDLLVPTGNAVESLIRRGALRPLDKARLPHLENIKPEFRNPWYDPGNRYAVPYATSVTLIGYNVERLRALGLPTDTWALIFEPKHLEKIRGKVTVLNSQRELMAAAMKYLGHSIQSRDMAQWQAAKALILRAKPYWATFSNSTYIKDLAVGNIWVAHGYSNDMFRAREDAKAAGRPFTIGFTTPREGAVLAVDNWVLHRSGRHPELAQRFIDFMLEGDNAADVSNLIGAGNPNAAAMERVRPEIAGDPAIFPTRADLRRLEMLRDFEPRLRRTLSRLWTEVKVR
- a CDS encoding ABC transporter permease, whose amino-acid sequence is MAGKRDLTRWVVTAPPTLFLLAFFLVPALIVVLASFREPGEFGGLAPLRVDGRSTLGLEAYHFLLGDVIYLEILARSFLVALVTTLLCILLAYPLAWLIARSPAKRRDLLVLLVVLPFASNFLVRIYAWIMLLGPINLLYTPFAVIAGMVYVHLPFMVLPLYTNLEKHDPALLEAAQDLGASAWTRFWRVTFPLSLPGIFSGAALVFIPVLGMFAVPELLGGTGDILIGNLIKEQFLDNRDWPLGSALSIMLTITVLLLAGAAAWAARRGLHGTEAVT
- a CDS encoding ABC transporter permease; protein product: MAHGRARFWLWGAALAVYGFLYLPLAVVVLFSFNDSQLNAQWVGFTTRWYSKLLGDGEMLRAAANSLTIALLSSTIATVLGAMAGLAMHRYRFRFLPFLVLTPVAMPEILLGVSLLLFFRQVLDLTLGFLSILVAHITFSIGFVAVIVRARLAGMDESIFEAARDLGASPWATFRRITLPLILPALVAGFLMSFTLSIDDFVITFFVAGVGVSTLPLQIYSMIKVAVTPEVNAVSTLLMALTLSLIFLASRFAPDVLKGKE
- a CDS encoding ABC transporter ATP-binding protein — translated: MALLELRNVTRRFGSLEAVKEVSLAVEAGEFFTLLGPSGCGKTTILRMIAGFDAPDQGDILLDGLSLSGVPPEQRPLHTVFQSYALFPHMSVAGNVAFPLEMAGRSRDEIKRRVAETLALVHLEDKGSAYPHELSGGQKQRVALARGLVNKPRLLLLDEPLGALDAKLREEMQIELIALQREVGVTFIFVTHSQQEALALSHRIAVMRESRIEQLDEPDQLYTQPANRFVADFIGKINLIEVEIIAASKLRLSLRAAGLGEIAATDPRPLQAGERGAFALRPELIRVYGSKEAADLKNRFEGHVRELLYLGDVTLYKVELTNGVRIEALMPNAAPGRAKFHEVGDPVSVCWRHDAGVYLRN